One window of the Sporolituus thermophilus DSM 23256 genome contains the following:
- a CDS encoding peptide ABC transporter substrate-binding protein produces MRWGKIWLATALSLILVLAVGCGGTKLNSEGQGTRQLQPGGQLVYGSLREPNTLNPLLSDLLATAEVGSLIFSGLITVNDKGEWVPDLAVEVPTVQNGGVSPDGLTVIYKLRQGVTWHDGQPFTAADIQFTWQYIMNRKVNVISRDGYDRIKAIETPDPYTAVIRFKQPYAPYLTLFRTVLPKHILEGVEDYNKAGFNRRPVGTGPFKFKEWRLAEAIILEANPAYYHGKPHLDSIIYKIIPDPDILLTQLKAGEVDIVSNVSFAQLEQVKAIDGVQTFITPNMIWEHLDFNLDNPLFQDVRVRQAIALAIDRQSIITTVLKNVASPAVADQPPLSWAYNPALKPPARDVNKARELLAQAGWKQGPDGVFAKDGQRLAFSLVTTGGNKIRETVGQVIIQQLKEVGIQGELRLVDAPLFFGDVLKNRRFETAMYAWVAGLDPDNQSLWHSKKIPSRANGYEGQNYPGWRNPEVDVLTEQGASTLDLGSRRQIYFRLQELIVQEVPVVPLYFRANIDAVKSRVVNYRPNPTPAGNLWNAWEWALVAK; encoded by the coding sequence TTGCGTTGGGGCAAGATATGGCTTGCCACCGCTCTGTCGCTAATACTAGTGCTTGCCGTTGGTTGCGGAGGAACAAAACTTAATTCCGAGGGACAGGGTACACGGCAGCTGCAGCCAGGCGGTCAGCTTGTTTATGGCAGTTTGCGTGAGCCAAACACGCTGAACCCGCTGCTATCCGACCTTTTAGCGACAGCCGAAGTGGGCAGTCTTATTTTCAGTGGTCTAATTACTGTTAATGACAAAGGAGAATGGGTACCTGATCTGGCGGTAGAAGTGCCTACCGTTCAAAATGGTGGTGTCAGTCCTGACGGCTTGACCGTAATATATAAACTACGGCAGGGGGTTACCTGGCATGATGGTCAGCCGTTTACCGCCGCCGACATCCAGTTTACCTGGCAATATATCATGAACCGTAAAGTAAATGTTATTTCCCGTGACGGTTATGACCGGATTAAGGCGATAGAGACTCCCGACCCTTATACTGCGGTGATTCGTTTTAAGCAGCCTTATGCACCCTATCTTACCCTATTTCGCACTGTTCTTCCCAAACATATTCTCGAGGGGGTCGAAGATTATAACAAAGCGGGCTTTAACCGCCGGCCTGTAGGCACAGGACCTTTTAAATTCAAGGAATGGCGGTTGGCCGAAGCGATTATTTTGGAGGCCAATCCCGCGTACTATCACGGCAAGCCCCATTTGGACAGTATTATTTATAAAATAATCCCCGACCCCGATATTTTGTTGACCCAGCTAAAAGCCGGCGAAGTTGATATTGTAAGTAATGTTAGCTTTGCTCAACTTGAACAAGTAAAAGCAATTGACGGAGTCCAGACCTTTATTACGCCAAACATGATTTGGGAACATTTGGATTTTAATCTGGACAATCCATTGTTTCAGGATGTCCGGGTCCGTCAGGCTATCGCGCTGGCCATCGATCGGCAGAGTATCATTACTACGGTGCTGAAGAATGTGGCCAGTCCGGCGGTAGCTGACCAGCCGCCGCTTTCCTGGGCGTATAATCCGGCGCTTAAGCCCCCGGCAAGGGATGTGAACAAAGCGCGTGAGCTCCTGGCCCAGGCCGGTTGGAAACAGGGGCCGGACGGCGTGTTTGCCAAAGACGGGCAACGGTTGGCTTTCTCGCTCGTTACAACCGGGGGCAATAAAATCCGGGAAACGGTTGGGCAAGTTATTATTCAACAACTAAAAGAAGTAGGCATACAAGGGGAGTTGCGCCTGGTCGATGCACCGCTCTTCTTTGGCGATGTACTGAAAAACCGCCGGTTTGAGACGGCAATGTACGCCTGGGTAGCCGGTCTGGATCCTGATAACCAAAGCTTATGGCATTCAAAAAAAATTCCTAGCCGAGCTAACGGTTATGAGGGACAGAATTATCCCGGTTGGCGCAATCCGGAAGTGGATGTTCTGACCGAACAGGGGGCGAGTACACTCGACCTTGGGAGTCGTAGGCAAATCTATTTTCGCCTCCAAGAACTTATTGTCCAGGAGGTTCCTGTCGTTCCCCTCTATTTCCGGGCCAACATTGATGCGGTCAAATCCCGCGTA
- a CDS encoding lytic transglycosylase domain-containing protein, translating to MRVLSWLNALVVGLLVLAAGSYAIYNSDWFQKKYLYPFPYQNLVYQYSLEHNLDPFLVAGVIRTESKFIPQAVSPKGALGLMQIMPETGQWLAGQIGRQDFLVQDLTDPETNIAFGTWYLASLKREFEDNEVLALAAYNGGRGNVRQWMRQYGWDMSFQDIRQIPFRETREYVAKVLHNKRRYQELYGQ from the coding sequence TTGCGCGTTTTATCCTGGCTAAACGCATTGGTTGTAGGGCTTCTTGTATTGGCCGCCGGGAGTTATGCCATTTACAACAGCGATTGGTTTCAAAAAAAATACCTGTATCCATTTCCGTATCAGAATTTAGTTTATCAATACTCCCTGGAGCATAATCTTGATCCTTTTTTGGTAGCCGGTGTTATACGCACGGAAAGCAAGTTTATCCCTCAGGCTGTCTCTCCGAAAGGGGCGCTGGGACTGATGCAAATAATGCCGGAAACCGGTCAATGGCTGGCAGGACAGATCGGGAGACAGGATTTTCTGGTGCAGGATTTGACTGACCCGGAGACAAATATTGCTTTTGGAACCTGGTACCTTGCGTCACTTAAGCGCGAATTTGAGGATAACGAAGTGCTGGCTCTCGCCGCATATAACGGCGGAAGGGGCAATGTGCGCCAGTGGATGCGCCAGTATGGCTGGGATATGTCTTTCCAAGACATAAGGCAAATCCCTTTCCGTGAGACGCGCGAATATGTCGCAAAGGTGCTGCATAATAAAAGACGTTATCAGGAGTTGTATGGACAATAG
- the coaE gene encoding dephospho-CoA kinase (Dephospho-CoA kinase (CoaE) performs the final step in coenzyme A biosynthesis.), which yields MSKLPTIDEVGQMYVIGLTGGISSGKSTVSAMLQELGAVIIDADEIAREVVATGKPAWQEIKDEFGLSVLNGNGSINRKALGEIVFSDAKQRAKLEAITHPRIQAAVETALEAARKAGVRVAVLDVPLLIEKGWDDLADAVWVVYVDEQTQLKRLMARDRLTEGEARARISAQMSLREKAERAHVIIDNSGSIDATRRQVLAAWQKIPAK from the coding sequence TTGTCCAAATTGCCAACGATAGACGAGGTAGGTCAAATGTATGTGATTGGGTTGACAGGTGGTATCAGCAGTGGTAAAAGTACCGTGAGCGCTATGCTGCAAGAGTTGGGAGCCGTTATTATCGATGCCGATGAAATTGCCAGGGAGGTTGTAGCGACCGGTAAGCCAGCCTGGCAGGAGATAAAAGACGAATTTGGTCTTAGCGTCTTGAATGGTAACGGTAGTATTAACCGCAAGGCTCTTGGGGAGATTGTTTTTAGCGATGCCAAGCAGCGCGCCAAGCTGGAAGCAATTACCCATCCTCGCATCCAAGCGGCGGTTGAAACCGCTCTTGAAGCAGCCCGCAAAGCGGGAGTAAGGGTAGCGGTGCTGGACGTACCGCTGCTAATCGAGAAAGGGTGGGACGATCTTGCCGACGCCGTTTGGGTAGTGTATGTAGATGAGCAGACGCAGCTTAAGCGGCTTATGGCGCGGGACAGACTGACCGAAGGTGAAGCCAGGGCAAGGATAAGCGCGCAAATGTCTCTGCGGGAAAAAGCAGAGCGAGCCCACGTCATAATTGATAACAGCGGTAGCATCGATGCCACGCGTCGCCAGGTGCTGGCCGCCTGGCAGAAAATCCCCGCTAAATAA
- the mutM gene encoding bifunctional DNA-formamidopyrimidine glycosylase/DNA-(apurinic or apyrimidinic site) lyase, producing the protein MPEMPEVETIRRTLADKVVGRRIEAVKINLPRLVKWPSVSEFKEAVTGRKIERLDRRGKYLLFHLEHDLVMVVHLRMTGRLYYVPAGYPHDKFTHIVFDLDNNDAMIYADSRTLGTLYAIHRAELGRIAGLATMGPEPLSPEFTFDYFRMMLKKRQSSIKAVLLNQQVIGGLGNIYVDESLAVAGIAPTRSAASLSEDEANKLYRAINQVIEEGIVHGGTSFRDYRDGVGQTGSHQHYLRVYGRKGQPCQRCGTPIVRTEVGGRGTHFCPNCQR; encoded by the coding sequence ATGCCGGAAATGCCGGAAGTAGAGACCATCCGCCGCACGCTCGCTGACAAGGTTGTAGGCCGACGTATCGAGGCGGTAAAGATTAACTTGCCCCGTCTGGTTAAGTGGCCTTCGGTTTCTGAATTTAAGGAAGCGGTAACAGGCCGAAAAATTGAACGCCTTGATCGACGCGGCAAATATCTGCTGTTTCACCTTGAACACGACCTGGTTATGGTGGTACACTTGCGCATGACCGGCCGGCTGTATTACGTACCGGCCGGTTATCCGCACGATAAATTTACGCATATCGTTTTCGATCTCGATAATAATGATGCTATGATTTATGCCGACTCGCGCACGTTAGGCACCCTTTATGCCATACACCGTGCTGAACTGGGACGAATTGCCGGGTTAGCTACCATGGGGCCTGAGCCGCTTTCACCGGAATTCACTTTCGATTATTTCCGGATGATGTTGAAAAAGCGGCAGTCGTCGATTAAGGCCGTTCTGCTTAATCAACAGGTTATCGGCGGTTTGGGCAACATCTATGTAGACGAAAGTTTAGCTGTGGCCGGCATTGCGCCAACGCGCTCCGCCGCCAGTCTTAGCGAGGACGAAGCCAATAAGCTCTATCGCGCCATAAATCAGGTCATCGAAGAAGGTATTGTCCATGGGGGGACAAGTTTTCGCGATTACCGCGACGGAGTCGGACAAACCGGCAGTCACCAGCATTATTTGCGGGTATATGGCCGTAAGGGACAGCCTTGCCAGCGGTGTGGCACGCCAATTGTCCGCACGGAAGTGGGCGGGCGGGGTACCCATTTTTGTCCAAATTGCCAACGATAG
- the polA gene encoding DNA polymerase I has product MPQKMIIIDGSSLMHRAFYALPPLTTAAGLYTNAVYGFTTMLVKLLSDNKPDLIAVAFDKGRETFRSQVYAEYKAHRQATPRELSEQFALAHEVLAAFGIPVLEKPGYEADDIIGTLAVQAAKQDYDVCIVTGDRDALQLIGPRTKVMLTRKGISETELVDINVLKEKYGLSPAQIIDLKGLMGDASDNIPGVPGIGEKTADKLLREFGCVENLLANIDKVSGKKLQENLRTNAELALLSKKLATIDCNVPLDCSLEALKAAPDVARVREVFQRLEFKSLLVKLPDLFDSKALPPTETAMELSPAKVLTSFTEIRESVARIKQLGRMVFFPLTSGKIPAVTLTGLALWVGEEAIYIPHDVDGWELVWDLLTDETIPKVTYNAKEICNACKAKGTELRGLCFDIQLAAYLLEPTAVEYPLTELACQYLGLVAGKMDKERLDTPDYAVWAAKVAQRLYPVLKEKLVAAGLAELYEEIELPLVPVLSEMEIAGIQVDLTQLDALAQEITDRIEALLTEIYQLAGQEFNVNSTRQLGHILFEVLKLPVIKKTKTGYSTDAEVLEKLAGQHPLIDRLLEYRLLTKLKSTYLDGLRDLIRADTGRIHTHFNQTVTATGRLSSSEPNLQNIPIRTEIGRRIRELFVPGAGYDLIMSADYSQIELRVLAHMAGDDNLIDAFRHNQDIHTRTAAEVFGVPMTEVTAQMRARAKAVNFGIVYGISDFGLSRDIGVSRKEAGHYIDSYFAKYRGVKNYIDNVINLARQQGYVTTLFGRRRFLPDINSGNFNQRAFAERTAMNTPIQGTAADIIKKAMITVYRQLRDRRLKSRLLLQVHDELVLEVVEAEREIVAQLVKQAMENAVALAVPLVADVKTGANWAQAK; this is encoded by the coding sequence ATGCCGCAGAAAATGATAATTATCGACGGGAGCAGCCTGATGCACCGGGCCTTTTATGCTTTGCCGCCGCTGACCACGGCGGCGGGACTATATACCAATGCTGTATATGGGTTTACAACTATGCTGGTAAAGCTGCTCAGCGACAACAAACCTGATCTTATTGCGGTTGCATTCGATAAAGGGAGAGAGACTTTCCGCAGTCAGGTTTATGCCGAGTATAAGGCTCACCGTCAGGCCACACCAAGGGAATTGTCGGAGCAGTTCGCGCTTGCTCACGAGGTGCTGGCGGCATTCGGCATTCCCGTACTGGAAAAACCGGGTTATGAAGCCGATGACATTATCGGTACATTGGCTGTTCAAGCCGCTAAACAAGATTATGATGTTTGTATCGTGACCGGCGACCGGGATGCATTGCAACTGATTGGTCCGCGCACCAAAGTTATGCTTACCCGCAAGGGCATATCGGAAACCGAGCTGGTCGATATCAATGTTTTAAAGGAAAAATACGGGTTATCGCCTGCACAAATTATTGACCTCAAGGGTCTGATGGGTGATGCGTCGGACAATATTCCCGGCGTTCCGGGAATTGGCGAGAAGACGGCAGACAAACTTCTGCGTGAATTCGGTTGTGTAGAGAACCTACTGGCTAATATTGATAAGGTTTCGGGCAAAAAATTGCAGGAAAACCTACGGACTAACGCGGAACTGGCGTTGCTCTCCAAAAAACTGGCTACCATTGACTGCAATGTGCCGCTAGATTGTTCACTGGAAGCGCTCAAAGCAGCGCCTGACGTGGCGCGTGTAAGGGAAGTTTTTCAAAGACTGGAGTTTAAGAGTTTGCTGGTTAAGCTGCCTGACCTTTTTGACAGCAAGGCTTTGCCGCCGACCGAAACGGCCATGGAGCTGTCTCCTGCTAAGGTGCTTACTTCATTTACCGAAATTAGGGAGAGCGTGGCCCGGATAAAACAGTTAGGCAGGATGGTATTTTTTCCCTTGACCAGCGGAAAAATCCCTGCGGTTACATTAACCGGCTTAGCCCTATGGGTAGGCGAGGAGGCAATTTACATCCCGCATGATGTTGACGGCTGGGAGTTGGTGTGGGACCTGTTGACCGACGAGACTATCCCCAAAGTCACCTATAATGCCAAAGAAATTTGTAATGCCTGCAAGGCTAAGGGAACGGAGCTACGGGGGCTATGTTTTGATATTCAACTTGCGGCTTATCTTTTGGAGCCGACAGCGGTAGAGTATCCGCTGACAGAGCTTGCGTGCCAGTATTTAGGTCTCGTCGCCGGCAAAATGGATAAAGAGCGCTTGGACACGCCTGATTATGCGGTTTGGGCGGCTAAAGTAGCGCAGCGGTTATATCCGGTACTTAAGGAAAAGCTTGTGGCGGCGGGGCTGGCTGAACTGTACGAAGAAATCGAGCTGCCGCTTGTCCCGGTGCTGTCCGAAATGGAGATCGCCGGTATCCAGGTGGACTTGACGCAGCTCGATGCCTTGGCGCAGGAAATTACGGATAGAATTGAGGCCTTGCTGACCGAGATATACCAGTTAGCAGGGCAGGAGTTTAACGTTAACTCTACCCGGCAGTTAGGCCATATCTTGTTTGAGGTTCTCAAGTTACCGGTAATAAAAAAGACGAAAACCGGCTATTCGACCGATGCCGAAGTCTTGGAAAAACTGGCGGGACAGCACCCGCTCATTGACCGTCTGCTTGAATACCGGCTGTTGACCAAGCTGAAATCCACCTATTTAGACGGCCTCCGCGACCTTATCCGGGCCGATACGGGGCGGATCCACACCCATTTTAACCAGACAGTGACGGCGACCGGGCGGCTAAGCAGCTCGGAACCAAACTTGCAGAACATTCCCATCCGCACCGAAATCGGCCGTCGCATTCGGGAATTATTTGTGCCCGGGGCTGGTTATGACTTAATCATGTCTGCCGATTACTCGCAAATCGAGCTCAGGGTTTTGGCCCATATGGCGGGAGATGATAATCTGATTGACGCATTTCGGCACAATCAGGACATACATACCCGTACAGCGGCCGAAGTATTTGGCGTGCCGATGACGGAGGTAACGGCCCAGATGCGGGCGCGGGCTAAGGCTGTCAACTTCGGTATTGTCTATGGTATCAGCGATTTTGGCCTGTCACGCGATATTGGCGTCAGCCGGAAAGAGGCCGGTCATTATATCGACAGTTATTTTGCCAAGTACCGGGGTGTGAAAAACTATATTGACAATGTTATTAATCTGGCCAGACAGCAAGGTTATGTAACTACTTTATTTGGGCGCCGACGCTTTTTGCCTGATATTAATAGCGGCAATTTCAACCAGCGGGCCTTTGCTGAACGGACGGCCATGAATACGCCCATTCAAGGAACGGCTGCCGATATTATTAAAAAAGCCATGATCACGGTTTACCGGCAGCTAAGGGACAGGCGCCTGAAAAGCCGCCTGTTGCTCCAGGTTCATGACGAGCTGGTTCTGGAAGTAGTTGAAGCGGAGCGGGAGATAGTGGCTCAACTTGTCAAACAAGCTATGGAGAACGCCGTCGCTTTGGCGGTGCCGTTGGTTGCTGACGTTAAGACCGGCGCAAATTGGGCTCAGGCTAAATGA
- a CDS encoding L,D-transpeptidase family protein: MAVGRGAAVAVLLLFLAILPVHAQIDPDIASPNIVINLPSRTLEFYSGSTLIKVYPVAIGKPSTPTPTGTFSIINKEVNPWWFPPRGGTAVSSGPDNPLGYRWMGFLPMYGIHGTNAPWAIGTAVSNGCVRMHEADVEELYEVVPYGTPVKVTYDRVKVRVDAHGNASVGIYPDIYGYGDVTLSEVKRKLAAYGLAGLVSDDFLLGLIREVPDRQVVIAQFHQIRVNGKTLVERAVYQENTLFVPVWTIAAALKRNIQWDEQTKTVRAGNFSAPGIVKGDILYITSDNVQVLFGGQQSWQQEERRLDINGLTVALNGKTFTSDVRVLDGVLAIPLLALADAIGQKVTWDAMKKAATMNGKPLPIGFIGGQPYLQITKIYDYFQAYVYWNEPARSIELTYPFNVKGGND; the protein is encoded by the coding sequence GTGGCTGTTGGCAGAGGGGCAGCGGTCGCTGTCCTATTGCTGTTTCTTGCAATCTTGCCAGTCCATGCCCAGATCGACCCCGATATCGCATCACCCAATATTGTAATTAACCTGCCTAGCCGTACCCTCGAATTTTATTCCGGGAGTACACTTATCAAAGTATACCCGGTAGCGATCGGCAAACCTTCCACGCCTACTCCAACGGGGACTTTTAGTATTATTAACAAGGAGGTGAATCCCTGGTGGTTCCCGCCGCGCGGCGGGACGGCAGTTTCTTCCGGTCCTGACAATCCCTTAGGCTATCGCTGGATGGGGTTTCTGCCCATGTACGGCATTCATGGCACTAATGCGCCCTGGGCAATAGGTACGGCCGTTTCTAACGGCTGCGTGCGAATGCATGAGGCTGATGTGGAGGAACTGTATGAGGTAGTGCCTTACGGCACACCGGTAAAGGTCACCTATGACCGCGTCAAGGTCAGGGTGGATGCTCACGGCAACGCGTCGGTCGGAATTTACCCCGATATCTACGGTTATGGTGACGTCACGTTGAGCGAGGTAAAGCGCAAGCTTGCGGCGTATGGCTTAGCCGGTCTGGTAAGCGATGATTTTTTATTAGGGCTCATCCGTGAGGTACCGGATCGGCAGGTGGTAATTGCCCAATTCCATCAAATCCGCGTGAATGGCAAAACTCTTGTTGAGCGAGCTGTTTACCAAGAGAACACGTTGTTCGTACCCGTCTGGACCATTGCCGCTGCACTTAAGCGCAATATTCAATGGGATGAACAGACTAAGACCGTCCGTGCCGGCAATTTCAGCGCTCCTGGCATTGTTAAGGGCGACATCCTGTATATTACGTCCGACAACGTCCAGGTTTTATTTGGCGGTCAGCAGAGTTGGCAGCAAGAAGAAAGGCGCCTGGATATTAATGGGCTCACCGTTGCGTTAAATGGAAAAACTTTTACTAGTGATGTGCGGGTGCTTGACGGCGTCCTCGCCATACCGCTGCTTGCCCTGGCTGATGCCATCGGTCAGAAAGTCACCTGGGATGCGATGAAAAAAGCAGCGACCATGAACGGCAAACCGCTGCCGATTGGTTTTATTGGCGGTCAACCTTATCTTCAAATAACGAAAATCTACGATTATTTTCAAGCCTATGTATATTGGAACGAGCCGGCCCGCAGCATTGAACTGACTTACCCCTTTAACGTCAAGGGTGGGAACGATTAA
- a CDS encoding two-component system sensor histidine kinase NtrB translates to MYSAEAPQNKIVYLNKEDEYSDYFENVKTGILFLDGQLRIKNLNREAEKLCGIDRTAVLGKRSDHVFRHHGEKFLRIFSLSEYDDLYTTSLKLKVKEQITYLHVDALKLRDSTGGISGMIVILQDVSAVRAAIKQIQTTQMLMSLGELAAGVAHHVRTPLTTISGYLQVMLNRLEDDQYTVRREILEMLLDEVGYINKVVKELVLFAKPQIQKQPWVNLNRLLEEALRLTFKQLGGENIIIDKQLAENLPQICADGNMLKQAFINIMQNAIEAMPEEGTLSLKSWLHADLNMLVVAIADTGPGIPPEILSRVFEPFYTTKLDRMGLGLPVAHRIIAEHGGFINVSSENQGTRVHIYLPITDDRIRHLTVVHQQILNLQ, encoded by the coding sequence GTGTATTCTGCTGAAGCTCCTCAAAATAAAATTGTATACTTAAATAAAGAGGATGAATATAGTGACTACTTTGAAAATGTGAAAACAGGAATTTTATTTTTGGACGGCCAACTACGGATAAAAAACCTCAACCGCGAGGCCGAGAAACTCTGTGGCATTGATCGCACGGCGGTATTGGGAAAACGGTCTGACCATGTTTTCCGCCATCATGGAGAAAAGTTTCTGCGCATTTTTTCGCTGTCCGAGTATGATGATCTTTATACCACTAGCCTGAAATTGAAGGTCAAGGAACAAATAACTTATCTTCATGTTGACGCTTTAAAATTACGTGATTCAACCGGCGGCATAAGCGGGATGATCGTTATTTTGCAAGATGTCTCGGCGGTTCGCGCGGCTATCAAGCAAATTCAAACAACGCAGATGCTCATGTCCCTCGGCGAACTAGCCGCCGGGGTGGCCCACCATGTCCGGACACCGCTGACAACTATCAGTGGTTATCTCCAGGTTATGCTGAACCGCCTGGAGGACGATCAGTATACCGTTCGGCGGGAAATCCTTGAAATGCTGCTTGATGAAGTTGGTTATATAAATAAGGTGGTGAAAGAACTGGTCCTGTTTGCCAAACCGCAAATCCAAAAGCAGCCGTGGGTTAACCTCAACCGTCTGCTGGAAGAGGCGCTGCGCCTGACTTTTAAGCAGCTCGGCGGTGAAAATATCATTATCGATAAGCAACTGGCGGAAAACTTGCCGCAGATTTGCGCCGATGGCAATATGCTTAAGCAGGCTTTTATCAACATTATGCAAAACGCAATTGAGGCGATGCCGGAGGAAGGGACATTAAGTCTGAAGTCGTGGCTCCATGCTGATCTCAACATGCTTGTCGTGGCCATTGCCGACACCGGCCCGGGAATTCCGCCGGAAATTCTGTCACGGGTTTTTGAACCATTTTATACTACCAAGCTGGACCGGATGGGACTGGGGCTACCGGTGGCTCATCGCATTATCGCCGAACATGGCGGGTTTATCAATGTCAGTTCTGAAAATCAAGGCACCCGCGTTCATATATATCTACCCATCACCGATGACCGAATACGTCATCTGACGGTCGTGCATCAACAAATTTTAAACTTGCAATAG